The Medicago truncatula cultivar Jemalong A17 chromosome 4, MtrunA17r5.0-ANR, whole genome shotgun sequence genome includes a region encoding these proteins:
- the LOC25492744 gene encoding BURP domain-containing protein 9, with amino-acid sequence MATTPLALKFLTVVLFFFMIGQDINARDLKVELQDHDQVDSNDKPYITQYGGSRPNYPASYTTTKHNKHISHLEKLSEPYMNGGYRLAYGKHEAKNPDYTTGYKTHTHESNDKLSEPYMNGGYRLAYGKHEANNPDYTTGYKTHTHESNEKLSEPYMNGGYRLAYGKHEANNPDYTTGYKTHTHESNEKLSEPYMNGGYRLAYGKHEAKNPDYTTGYKTHTHESNEKLSEPYMNGGYRLAYGKHEAKNADYTTGYKTHTHESNEKLSEPYMNGGYRLAYGKHEAKNPDYITGYKTHTPESHESNELYVSAYGNHEAKQPNYLIGNISVGNDPKDPPSTTSKDLEGSQSPNLDRTEAFKVGFFNLDDLYVGNVMTLQFPVQVVSPFLSKKEADSIPLAMSQLPSVLQLLSIPEDSPQAKSMINSLGECESETITGETKTCANSLESMLEFVNTIFGSDAKISILTTNKPSPTAVPLQKYTILEVSHDIDAPKWVACHPLSYPYAIYFCHYIATGTRVFKVSLVGDENGDKMEAVGICHLDTSDWNPDHIIFRQLSIKAGKNSPVCHFLPVNHLLWVPMQPSKATM; translated from the exons atggcTACTACACCACTAGCACTTAAGTTCCTCACAGTAGTCCTTTTCTTCTTTATg ATTGGCCAAGACATCAATGCCAGAGACTTGAAGGTAGAGCTGCAAGATCATGATCAAGTGGACTCGAATGATAAACCTTACATTACACAATACGGAGGCAGTAGACCAAATTATCCAGCTTCATATACCACCACCAAACACAACAAGCATATATCACATCTCGAAAAGCTAAGCGAGCCTTACATGAATGGCGGGTACAGACTTGCATATGGTAAACATGAAGCCAAGAACCCGGATTACACTACAGGGTACAAGACCCATACCCATGAATCTAATGATAAGCTAAGTGAGCCTTATATGAATGGCGGGTACAGACTTGCATATGGTAAACATGAAGCCAACAACCCGGATTACACTACAGGGTACAAGACCCATACCCATGAATCTAATGAAAAGCTAAGCGAGCCTTATATGAATGGCGGGTACAGACTTGCATATGGTAAACATGAAGCCAACAACCCGGATTACACTACAGGGTACAAGACCCATACCCATGAATCTAATGAAAAGCTAAGCGAGCCTTATATGAATGGCGGGTACAGACTTGCATATGGTAAACATGAAGCCAAGAACCCAGATTACACTACAGGGTACAAGACCCATACCCATGAATCTAATGAAAAGCTAAGCGAGCCGTATATGAATGGCGGGTACAGACTTGCATATGGTAAACATGAAGCCAAGAACGCGGATTACACTACAGGGTACAAGACCCATACCCATGAATCTAATGAAAAGCTAAGCGAGCCTTACATGAATGGTGGGTACAGACTTGCATATGGTAAACATGAAGCCAAGAACCCGGATTACATTACAGGGTACAAGACCCATACCCCTGAATCCCATGAATCTAATGAATTGTACGTATCTGCATATGGTAACCATGAAGCCAAGCAACCAAATTACCTTATCGGGAACATATCTGTTGGAAATGACCCAAAAGACCCTCCATCTACCACCTCAAAAGATCTAGAAGGCTCCCAATCTCCTAACTTGGATCGTACAGAAGCTTTCAAGGTAGGATTTTTCAATTTGGATGATCTTTATGTTGGAAATGTAATGACCCTTCAATTTCCCGTCCAAGTGGTTTCTccttttctctcaaaaaaagagGCTGACTCCATTCCTCTTGCAATGTCACAACTTCCAAGTGTTCTTCAACTCTTATCAATCCCTGAAGATTCTCCTCAAGCTAAATCCATGATAAATTCACTTGGAGAGTGTGAATCGGAAACCATTACAGGGGAGACAAAGACTTGTGCCAACTCTCTAGAGTCCATGCTCGAATTTGTTAACACGATCTTTGGTTCAGATGCCAAAATTAGTATTCTAACCACCAACAAACCCTCACCGACAGCTGTCCCTTTACAGAAGTACACCATTTTGGAAGTATCCCATGATATTGATGCTCCAAAATGGGTAGCTTGTCATCCCCTCTCATATCCATATGCCATTTACTTTTGTCATTACATAGCTACAGGGACTAGAGTGTTCAAGGTCTCGCTTGTCGGTGATGAGAATGGAGATAAAATGGAAGCTGTTGGAATTTGCCATTTGGACACATCTGATTGGAACCCAGATCATATAATATTTAGGCAGCTTAGCATTAAGGCCGGGAAGAACTCTCCAGTGTGTCACTTCTTACCTGTGAACCATCTTCTGTGGGTTCCAATGCAACCTTCAAAAGCCACCATGTGA
- the LOC112421167 gene encoding BURP domain-containing protein 2: protein MATTLTLQFLTLVLFFFMIGKSINARDLKVELRDQNQVDSNGAYITAYNHEAKQLESNKPYITGYGKHEAKQPESNEPYITGYGKHEAKEPNYITGYKTHNHESNGPYITQYGKHETKQQNYITGYRTHNHESNGPYITQYGKHETKQQNYITGYRTHNHESNGPYITQYGKHETKQPNYISGYKYVIDPKGLPSTNSVEDLPIPNLDHTEAFKTGYFSFDDLHVGNVMTLQFPVQEVSPYLSKKEADSIPFSMSQLPSILQLFSIPEESPQAKSMRGALEECEGETVTGETKICANSLESMLEFVDTIIGSNVKYSILTTSNPSPRTTPLQKYTVLEVSHDIDVPKWVACHPLPYPYAIYYCHYIATKTKVFKVSLVSDENGDKMEALGVCHFDTSEWNPNHIIFKQLGIKAGKNSPVCHFFPVNHLMWIPI from the exons ATGGCTACTACACTTACACTTCAGTTTCTCACTTTAGTCCTTTTCTTCTTTATG ATTGGCAAAAGCATCAATGCGAGAGACTTGAAAGTAGAGCTGCGAGATCAAAATCAAGTGGATTCAAATGGTGCCTACATAACTGCTTATAATCATGAAGCCAAACAACTAGAATCAAATAAACCTTACATAACTGGATATGGTAAACATGAAGCCAAACAACCAGAATCAAATGAACCTTACATAACTGGATATGGTAAACATGAAGCCAAAGAACCAAATTACATTACTGGGTATAAGACCCATAACCATGAATCCAATGGTCCTTACATAACTCAATATGGTAAACATGAAACCAAGCAACAAAATTACATTACCGGGTATAGGACCCATAACCATGAATCCAATGGTCCTTACATAACTCAATATGGTAAACATGAAACCAAGCAACAAAATTACATTACCGGGTATAGGACCCATAACCATGAATCCAATGGTCCTTACATAACTCAATATGGTAAACATGAAACCAAGCAACCAAATTACATTTCTGGGTACAAATATGTCATTGATCCAAAAGGCCTCCCATCTACCAACTCCGTAGAAGATCTCCCAATTCCTAACTTGGATCATACAGAAGCTTTCAAGACAGGATATTTCAGTTTTGATGATCTTCACGTTGGAAATGTAATGACCCTCCAATTTCCGGTCCAAGAAGTTTCTCCATACCTCTCAAAAAAAGAGGCCGACTCCATTCCTTTCTCGATGTCACAACTCCCAAGTATTCTTCAACTCTTTTCAATCCCTGAAGAATCTCCTCAAGCCAAATCCATGAGAGGAGCACTTGAAGAGTGCGAAGGGGAAACCGTTACAGGGGAGACAAAAATCTGTGCCAATTCTCTAGAGTCCATGCTCGAATTTGTTGACACAATTATTGGTTCAAACGTCAAATATAGTATTCTAACCACGAGCAACCCCTCACCCAGAACTACCCCTCTACAAAAGTACACTGTTTTAGAAGTATCACATGATATTGATGTTCCCAAATGGGTAGCTTGTCATCCCCTTCCATATCCATATGCCATTTACTATTGCCATTACATTGCCACAAAGACTAAAGTGTTCAAGGTCTCACTTGTTAGTGATGAGAATGGAGATAAAATGGAAGCTCTTGGAGTTTGCCATTTTGATACATCTGAATGGAACCCTAATCATATTATATTCAAACAACTTGGGATTAAGGCTGGGAAGAATTCTCCAGTGTGTCACTTTTTCCCTGTGAACCATCTTATGTGGATTCCAATCTAG
- the LOC120580147 gene encoding uncharacterized protein, with amino-acid sequence MRMELNSLQQRNFEAVNIVQKASNIIEDYKGLVNTHVDVEPTISISSPSSWSPPPTSTFRLNIDASELVHNKWGVVAIVRDSKDIVLVAVAWNFVALPDANIAEALEFWLSI; translated from the exons ATGAGGATGGAGCTAAATTCCCTTCAACAAAG AAATTTTGAAGCGGTGAATATTGTCCAAAAAGCATCGAATATCATTGAAGATTACAAAGGACTTGTGAATACTCATGTTGATGTGGAGCCAACTATCTCTATATCTTCTCCCTCAAGTTGGAGTCCTCCTCCCACGTCTACTTTCAGATTGAACATTGATGCATCGGAACTTGTTCATAATAAATGGGGAGTGGTAGCTATAGTTAGAGACTCGAAAGATATTGTTTTAGTAGCTGTTGCATGGAACTTTGTTGCGCTTCCTGATGCTAACATCGCTGAAGCTCTTGAATTTTGGTTGTCAATTTAA
- the LOC11412973 gene encoding ATP-dependent Clp protease proteolytic subunit 6, chloroplastic produces the protein MVSQALSVPATPTFTIASHRRIPSQLAFSHRNPCTIASSFHSPYGSSSQIGLSSKTHGFRLKLDEKSTHDVGTSYGVIEAKTGNPPITPAIMTPGGALDLSSVLFRNRIIFIGQPVNSQVAQRVISQLVTLATIDPDADILMYINCPGGSTYSVLAIYDCMSWIKPKVGTVCFGVAASQGTLLLAGGEKGMRYSMPNARIMINQPQCGFGGHVEDVRRLVNESVQSRYKMEKMFSAFTGQALEKVQEYTERDSFLSVSEALEFGLIDGVLETEY, from the exons atggTATCTCAAGCGCTATCAGTTCCTGCAACTCCCACCTTCACCATCGCTTCTCACAGAAGAATCCCTTCTCAACTCGCGTTTTCTCACAg AAACCCTTGCACGATAGCTTCTTCCTTCCATAGCCCCTATGGTAGTTCTTCTCAAATCG GCTTATCAAGTAAAACCCATGGTTTTCGCTTAAAACTTGATGAGAAAAGTACACATGATGTTGGTACAAG TTATGGTGTAATTGAAGCCAAGACGGGGAACCCACCAATAACACCAGCTATCATGACTCCTGGAGGAGCTCTTGATCTCTCATCTGTTTTGTTCAGGAATCGTATAATATTCATAGGACAGCCAGTTAACTCACAAGTGGCTCAGAGAGTTATATCGCAGCTTGTGACTCTGGCCACTATTGATCCAGATGCAGATATACTG ATGTATATAAATTGCCCTGGTGGAAGCACTTATTCAGTGCTTGCAATTTATGATTGCATGTCTTGG ATAAAGCCAAAGGTTGGTACAGTATGTTTTGGAGTAGCTGCAAGCCAAGGAACACTTCTCCTTGCCGGTGGGGAGAAGGGAATGCGCTATTCAATGCCAAATGCTCGCATTATGATTAATCAACCACAATGTGGATTTGGG GGTCATGTCGAGGATGTGAGACGTCTCGTGAATGAATCTGTTCAATCCCGCTAT AAAATGGAGAAGATGTTCAGTGCTTTCACCGGACAGGCTTTAGAGAAGGTGCAAGAGTACACAGAGAGGGACAGTTTTCTTTCTGTTTCTGAG GCTTTGGAGTTTGGTCTTATTGATGGTGTCCTGGAAACAGAGTATTGA
- the LOC112421020 gene encoding uncharacterized protein: protein MCLNNEVWSLIRLTFNIKNSMVIHRTSLHHISLTNCVDKVVKWNCRNHSCYILNVDGSCHGNPPRTGFGGLLRNNDGFFISGFSGFVANSSDILFVELFAIFNGLRMVRTLRITGFVCYSDSLHFVSLINGPPMKCHVYATLIQDIKDLIIHSNTSILHTLREGNNCADFLAKMGVASDSDD from the coding sequence ATGTGTCTCAACAATGAAGTGTGGTCTCTTATTCGCCTCACCTTCAATATTAAGAATTCCATGGTCATCCACCGCACCTCCCTCCACCATATTTCTCTTACTAATTGCGTCGACAAAGTGGTGAAATGGAATTGCCGTAATCATTCCTGCTATATTCTTAACGTCGATGGGAGTTGTCATGGCAATCCTCCGCGAACTGGATTTGGTGGTCTTCTTAGGAACAATGATGGTTTTTTCATCTCTGGTTTCTCCGGATTTGTTGCTAATTCATCtgatattctttttgttgaactCTTTGCCATTTTTAATGGTTTACGTATGGTTAGAACTTTGAGAATCACTGGTTTTGTGTGCTACTCCGACTCCCTCCATTTTGTTAGCCTTATCAACGGACCTCCCATGAAGTGTCATGTCTATGCCACTCTCATTCAAGATATAAAGGATTTGATCATTCACAGCAATACTTCTATCTTGCACACCCTTCGTGAGGGAAATAATTGTGCTGATTTTCTAGCAAAGATGGGAGTTGCTTCAGACTCTGATGATTAA